Proteins encoded together in one Shewanella oneidensis MR-1 window:
- a CDS encoding 1,4-dihydroxy-2-naphthoate polyprenyltransferase has product MNPWILAIRPRTLPAAIGPLLIGNILALHLERFSWLIAATSMLCAILLQIAVNLANDYFDFKNGIDTAERIGPVRVTQSGMIPPNTVRNAMVLCLLLALAVGSYLIWHGGWPIAILAAAAILGALGYSGGPYPLASHGLGEVAAFVFFGLVAVVGSYYLQAGDTTINAWLLGCAIGLFNAAIMLVNNTRDIRTDTQAGKHTLAVRIGEAQAKVLYQALIYLPFGLVIAGFLLGILPGLPVLLAGLSLLIARKLSSDFYAVSGEALNPLLGRTAKLTMIFSTLFSVGLVFTA; this is encoded by the coding sequence ATGAATCCTTGGATTTTAGCCATTAGGCCCCGCACCTTACCCGCGGCAATCGGTCCCCTATTAATTGGTAATATTCTGGCGTTGCACCTTGAGCGTTTTAGTTGGTTAATTGCCGCGACATCGATGCTATGCGCCATTTTATTGCAAATCGCGGTCAACCTTGCGAACGACTACTTTGATTTTAAGAATGGTATCGATACCGCCGAACGTATCGGTCCGGTTCGTGTGACACAAAGTGGCATGATCCCACCAAACACGGTACGTAATGCCATGGTATTGTGCCTATTACTGGCTTTAGCGGTGGGATCTTACTTGATTTGGCATGGTGGATGGCCTATCGCGATTTTAGCTGCAGCAGCCATTTTAGGTGCCCTAGGTTACAGTGGCGGCCCCTATCCTTTAGCGTCACACGGACTGGGTGAAGTCGCCGCCTTTGTGTTTTTTGGACTGGTTGCCGTCGTGGGAAGCTATTATCTGCAAGCAGGCGATACCACCATTAATGCTTGGCTGCTGGGATGTGCCATTGGCCTCTTTAATGCCGCGATAATGTTAGTCAATAATACCCGAGATATTCGTACCGACACCCAGGCAGGCAAGCACACTCTAGCTGTCAGGATAGGTGAGGCGCAGGCCAAAGTACTGTATCAGGCCTTGATTTATTTACCCTTCGGTTTAGTGATCGCCGGATTTTTATTGGGCATTTTGCCAGGGCTCCCCGTGTTACTTGCGGGTTTATCATTGCTTATCGCCCGTAAGCTCAGTAGTGATTTCTATGCCGTATCGGGTGAAGCGCTCAATCCACTATTGGGACGCACCGCAAAACTCACGATGATCTTCAGTACCTTATTTAGCGTAGGACTGGTCTTTACCGCTTAG
- a CDS encoding IS3-like element ISSod1 family transposase (programmed frameshift): MSLKKSHKSYPQAFKDEAVLMVLEQGYSVADAAKSLGVSTSLLYNWKEKHEALQQGITLEESERDELKRLRRENKELRMEKEIPKKGKRLLCERNEVRFRFIKLQSHLFPITLLCRVMSVSKSGYYDWHKRPANVISVETLKLYRLVRQLFKQSRGSLGNREMVKKLRKEGYQVGRYLVRKIMHRLRLKATQRCAYKVTTQRKHSDAVADNLLNMNFNPVSANQVWAGDVTYLKTGEGWMYLAVVMDLYSRRIVGWRIDKRMTTDLISKALIKAYNLRQPARGLVFHSDRGSQYTSKQFGRLLSSYGIRASMGDVGACWDNAVVERFFGSLKHDWIFKVAQPTREFMKQDVTAYIKYYNLERLHSANNDLSPVEFENSQVKVSSLG; encoded by the exons ATGAGTCTGAAAAAATCACATAAGAGTTATCCGCAGGCATTTAAAGATGAAGCCGTCTTGATGGTGCTGGAGCAAGGTTATAGCGTTGCCGATGCGGCAAAGTCTCTTGGAGTTAGCACGAGCCTGCTTTACAACTGGAAGGAAAAACACGAAGCCCTGCAACAAGGCATCACCTTAGAAGAGTCTGAGCGTGATGAGTTGAAGCGATTGCGTAGAGAAAACAAAGAATTACGCATGGAGAAAGAAATTC CTAAAAAAGGCAAGCGCCTTCTTTGCGAGAGAAATGAAGTAAGATTTCGTTTCATCAAACTGCAATCTCACCTGTTTCCCATAACACTGTTATGTCGAGTAATGAGTGTCAGTAAGTCAGGCTATTACGATTGGCATAAACGCCCTGCAAACGTGATAAGCGTTGAAACACTGAAGCTTTATCGCCTTGTTCGACAGCTATTTAAGCAAAGTCGAGGCAGCTTAGGGAATCGTGAAATGGTGAAGAAATTGCGCAAGGAAGGCTACCAGGTTGGTCGCTATCTCGTTCGTAAAATTATGCACCGCCTTCGACTCAAAGCAACCCAGCGATGTGCTTACAAGGTGACGACACAGCGAAAACACTCAGATGCAGTGGCTGATAACCTGTTAAACATGAACTTTAATCCAGTATCGGCTAATCAGGTCTGGGCGGGTGACGTGACCTATTTAAAGACGGGTGAAGGCTGGATGTACTTAGCTGTGGTGATGGATTTATATTCACGCCGGATTGTGGGATGGCGCATAGACAAACGCATGACCACAGATTTGATATCCAAGGCATTAATAAAAGCCTACAACCTGCGACAACCAGCGCGAGGGCTGGTATTTCACAGTGACCGAGGCTCGCAATATACCAGTAAACAATTCGGTAGGCTGCTATCGAGCTATGGTATCCGAGCCAGCATGGGTGATGTGGGTGCGTGTTGGGATAATGCCGTTGTTGAGCGATTCTTTGGTAGCTTGAAACACGATTGGATTTTTAAAGTTGCTCAACCAACAAGGGAGTTTATGAAGCAAGATGTGACGGCTTACATCAAATATTACAACTTGGAGCGACTTCATTCTGCTAATAACGATCTGTCACCTGTAGAGTTTGAGAATTCTCAAGTAAAAGTGTCCAGTTTGGGTTGA
- a CDS encoding L,D-transpeptidase family protein yields the protein MRRIHHFTLGLLLLLSPVSTACWASTPQLEALLEPLSLGERAKVDNTQIISAKLLSRVYQVRHYQALWEDKDYAGTMLDVIKRADEEGLAKEDYHYPKLVELYQQLSASNWQDEYKSSIFEVLLSDGIITYAIHLLNGKVNPSMLGKTWNYDEAHLDFDTTLKQLEEHIKAHTVAEAINGLAPKITPYHQLKQYLAHYKDLAARYPFTTIPYTEVIKPGTTSPSIKGIAARLKEQGYLDANATVQDATLVANAPLLYDNILEAAIRQFQADHSLKADGVIGAGTMAALNVPYAQRVEQIRINLERARWLSANLSANYLIVNLAGYELLLFKDNNLSWRTDIIIGKIDSKTPLFKSKLKYVVVNPTWTVPNSISTEIINHQRKDPDYLHKKHFKVVESSGTPVDASGIDWHSMTRKNFPYWFVQEPGADNSLGLVKFIFPNQYSIYLHDTPSKNLFDKTDRAFSHGCIRVKDPLVLADKLLSANANWSSETLNNKLAEGKTENLFLDEPLDILIMYWTATIKNGKIKFYNDVYTRDPVLIEALNRPTYEGVLADDGLLNTLD from the coding sequence ATGCGACGCATCCATCATTTTACTCTCGGCTTATTACTGTTATTAAGCCCCGTAAGTACTGCCTGCTGGGCCTCGACGCCACAACTCGAAGCGTTACTCGAACCCCTGTCGCTCGGTGAACGGGCTAAAGTCGATAACACTCAAATTATCAGTGCTAAGTTACTCTCACGGGTCTATCAAGTTCGCCATTATCAAGCACTCTGGGAAGATAAAGACTATGCGGGCACTATGCTTGATGTGATTAAAAGAGCCGATGAGGAGGGGCTTGCAAAGGAAGATTACCACTATCCCAAGTTGGTCGAACTTTACCAACAACTCAGTGCATCGAATTGGCAGGATGAATACAAAAGCAGTATATTTGAAGTGCTCCTAAGCGATGGCATAATTACCTATGCCATTCATTTACTTAATGGCAAAGTCAATCCCAGTATGCTCGGCAAAACCTGGAACTATGATGAAGCCCATCTGGATTTTGATACCACATTAAAACAGCTTGAAGAGCATATTAAAGCACATACGGTTGCCGAGGCGATTAATGGATTGGCGCCTAAGATTACCCCTTATCATCAGCTAAAACAGTATCTTGCCCATTATAAAGACTTGGCCGCCCGCTATCCTTTTACCACTATTCCCTATACGGAAGTTATCAAACCCGGTACTACGTCACCATCAATAAAAGGGATAGCAGCAAGGCTGAAAGAACAGGGTTATCTTGACGCTAACGCAACGGTGCAAGATGCCACACTCGTGGCAAATGCTCCCTTACTCTACGACAACATCCTTGAAGCCGCGATACGTCAATTTCAAGCTGATCATAGTCTTAAGGCGGATGGAGTGATCGGTGCAGGCACTATGGCCGCATTGAATGTTCCCTATGCACAACGCGTTGAACAGATCCGTATCAACCTTGAGCGCGCCCGCTGGTTATCAGCCAACTTATCCGCAAACTACCTAATCGTCAATTTGGCAGGCTATGAACTATTACTTTTTAAAGACAATAACTTAAGCTGGAGAACCGACATTATCATCGGTAAAATTGACTCAAAAACGCCGCTGTTTAAATCAAAATTAAAATATGTAGTCGTGAATCCTACTTGGACGGTACCAAATAGCATCTCCACCGAAATCATTAATCATCAGCGCAAAGATCCCGATTATCTGCACAAAAAGCACTTTAAAGTGGTTGAAAGCTCAGGCACGCCCGTCGATGCCAGCGGTATAGATTGGCACAGTATGACACGCAAAAACTTCCCCTACTGGTTTGTGCAAGAGCCAGGAGCAGATAACTCACTTGGTTTAGTAAAATTTATCTTCCCAAACCAATATTCGATTTATCTGCATGATACTCCGTCTAAAAATCTATTTGATAAAACAGACAGAGCCTTTAGCCACGGCTGTATTCGGGTGAAAGATCCTTTAGTGCTCGCCGATAAACTCCTGAGTGCTAATGCTAATTGGTCGAGCGAAACACTCAATAACAAACTTGCAGAGGGAAAAACAGAAAACCTGTTTTTAGATGAACCCTTAGATATTTTGATCATGTATTGGACGGCAACGATCAAAAATGGAAAAATCAAGTTTTACAATGATGTATATACACGCGACCCCGTACTTATCGAGGCATTAAACCGCCCAACCTATGAAGGTGTGTTAGCAGACGACGGCTTGCTTAATACGCTGGACTAA
- a CDS encoding SDR family NAD(P)-dependent oxidoreductase, which yields MRFDNRVALITGAGSGLGRAYAIMLAERGAKVVLIDQPNSPAKRQQYSEGDFSNSELCQTYETILKLGADCLCFEVDVSQQTDIKTMLNSLMQRWQCIDILINNAGIYGACPFEHIQAADWQRQFEVDVNGSFYLTQAIWPVMKAQGYGRILMTTGVSALFGDLHQVAFSAAKMALVGMVNSLSIEGEQYNIHVNSLCPQALTDMTRKHLAPAIQPLFSFDTLTATVAFLVSSKAPNGQHLLAGAGSVSHGRFAEFQSIYFSEGQCTPDKLIKYWPELYYAFPVNLHSCGEDKVLAWSKQSALEHHIKIE from the coding sequence ATGCGTTTCGATAACCGAGTGGCGTTAATCACGGGAGCTGGCTCAGGGCTAGGGAGAGCCTATGCCATTATGTTGGCAGAGCGGGGCGCTAAGGTGGTGCTGATTGATCAACCTAATTCGCCCGCTAAACGGCAACAGTACTCAGAGGGTGATTTTTCCAATAGTGAATTGTGCCAAACCTATGAGACGATTTTGAAACTTGGGGCTGATTGTCTTTGCTTTGAGGTCGATGTAAGCCAACAGACGGATATCAAGACGATGCTCAATAGCTTGATGCAGCGTTGGCAATGCATTGATATTTTAATCAACAATGCGGGTATCTATGGTGCTTGTCCCTTCGAGCATATTCAAGCTGCAGACTGGCAGCGGCAGTTTGAAGTTGATGTAAACGGCAGTTTTTACCTGACTCAAGCAATATGGCCAGTGATGAAAGCACAGGGGTATGGCCGCATTTTGATGACAACGGGTGTGTCGGCACTCTTTGGTGATTTGCACCAAGTGGCATTCAGTGCGGCCAAGATGGCCCTCGTTGGTATGGTTAACAGTCTATCGATAGAGGGCGAGCAGTATAATATTCACGTCAATAGTTTATGTCCGCAGGCGCTGACCGATATGACCCGTAAGCATTTAGCGCCCGCGATTCAACCATTATTTTCCTTTGATACGCTAACCGCGACCGTAGCGTTTTTAGTGAGCTCAAAAGCACCTAATGGCCAGCATCTACTCGCGGGTGCGGGCAGTGTGAGTCATGGCAGATTTGCCGAGTTTCAATCTATCTACTTTAGTGAAGGCCAATGTACGCCCGACAAATTAATCAAGTATTGGCCCGAGCTTTACTACGCTTTTCCCGTTAATTTACATTCCTGTGGTGAGGATAAAGTGCTGGCTTGGTCAAAACAGAGTGCCCTTGAGCACCATATTAAAATTGAGTAG
- the gndA gene encoding NADP-dependent phosphogluconate dehydrogenase: MQNHSNLNDIGVIGLGVMGKNLALNIADNQYRVSVFDLDPVKVNGVLQQEKQERVGQELRITGCANLSEMLASLTKPRILVLSVPAGAPVDGVCAALISAGIEADDIVIDTGNSLWTDTVEREQHYQGQFIFFSSAVSGGEVGARFGPSLMPSGDLGAWQHVAPIWKAIAAKVNPQTGLPIERFEPGNPVTEGEPCTTYIGPAGAGHYVKMVHNGIEYADMQLICEAYQLLHDGLGMSAAEVGEVFERWNQGSLNSYLMGISAEVLKQADPLTGKPLVEMILDKAGQKGTGLWTAVSSLQIGCPAPTIAEAVYARAVSTQKSLRVELSKKLAGPLSPAMDENQKANLIDALESALYCAKVCCYAQGFQLMAMTALEQKWQLDFAEIAKIWRAGCIIRATFLQSITQAYQADANLSCLLMADTFASTLSEKQTEWRIAVAAAIMQGIPVPCISSALAYYDSYRSETLPANLLQGQRDFFGAHTFERLDKPAGEKYHLDWSAQERVLIKL; the protein is encoded by the coding sequence ATGCAAAACCACAGCAATCTTAATGACATTGGCGTGATTGGACTTGGTGTGATGGGTAAAAACCTCGCGCTAAACATCGCCGACAATCAATATCGCGTCAGTGTCTTCGATCTCGATCCTGTTAAAGTCAACGGGGTTTTACAACAAGAAAAACAAGAGCGTGTAGGACAGGAACTACGTATAACAGGCTGTGCTAATCTTTCAGAAATGTTAGCCAGCCTCACTAAACCTCGTATTCTGGTACTCTCTGTCCCCGCAGGTGCGCCTGTGGATGGGGTATGTGCTGCTTTAATTTCTGCCGGTATCGAAGCTGACGATATCGTTATCGATACGGGTAATAGTCTTTGGACAGACACCGTTGAGCGTGAACAACATTACCAAGGACAGTTTATTTTCTTCAGCTCAGCCGTTTCGGGTGGTGAAGTGGGGGCACGTTTTGGCCCTTCGTTAATGCCAAGTGGCGATCTTGGCGCTTGGCAACATGTGGCACCGATTTGGAAGGCTATCGCCGCTAAGGTCAACCCTCAAACTGGGTTGCCGATTGAGCGTTTTGAACCGGGTAATCCAGTAACAGAAGGCGAGCCTTGCACCACTTATATTGGCCCTGCTGGTGCTGGGCACTATGTGAAGATGGTGCATAACGGCATTGAATATGCCGATATGCAGCTGATTTGCGAAGCTTATCAATTATTGCATGATGGCCTTGGCATGAGTGCCGCTGAAGTGGGCGAGGTGTTTGAACGCTGGAATCAGGGCAGTTTAAACAGTTATCTCATGGGCATTAGTGCAGAGGTATTAAAGCAAGCAGATCCATTAACAGGCAAACCGTTAGTTGAGATGATCCTCGATAAAGCGGGACAGAAGGGTACGGGCCTTTGGACTGCTGTGAGCAGTCTGCAAATTGGTTGTCCGGCTCCCACCATTGCCGAAGCCGTTTATGCTCGCGCGGTAAGCACCCAAAAATCCCTACGTGTTGAGCTTAGTAAAAAGCTCGCTGGCCCTCTATCTCCAGCGATGGATGAAAACCAAAAAGCCAACTTAATCGATGCCCTAGAGAGTGCCCTTTATTGCGCTAAAGTCTGTTGCTACGCCCAAGGTTTCCAACTGATGGCGATGACGGCTCTGGAGCAAAAATGGCAGCTCGATTTTGCTGAGATCGCGAAAATCTGGCGTGCGGGTTGTATTATTCGTGCCACCTTCTTGCAATCGATAACCCAGGCTTATCAAGCTGATGCGAACTTAAGTTGTTTATTGATGGCCGATACTTTTGCCAGCACTTTATCGGAAAAACAAACCGAGTGGCGCATTGCAGTGGCTGCGGCGATTATGCAAGGGATCCCAGTGCCTTGTATTAGTTCGGCGCTCGCTTATTACGACAGTTATCGCAGTGAGACCCTGCCTGCCAATTTACTTCAAGGGCAACGTGACTTTTTTGGCGCGCATACCTTTGAACGCTTAGATAAGCCTGCAGGTGAGAAATATCATCTAGATTGGAGCGCACAAGAAAGGGTTTTAATTAAACTCTAA
- a CDS encoding DODA-type extradiol aromatic ring-opening family dioxygenase, which yields MAHVNVSLMPVLFVPHGGGPLPLLNDANHHQLRDFLSSVGGQIPMPKAILLITAHWEEAQVTLSSHPHPGMLFDYYGFPPEAYKLSYPAPGNPELAEKIASLLKASGIAVKLDNQRAFDHGTFVPLKLMYPEANIPVVQMSLVQHLDPRAHIAIGEALASLRQQGVLIVGSGMSFHNMRAFFSSDPKVLPRSQEFDDWLTQVLTLAPHHAKSQLIEWQSAPEARFSHPREEHLLPLHVCFGAASSESPKAIQAFSGVLLNTAISGYLWP from the coding sequence ATGGCACACGTAAATGTCAGTCTCATGCCGGTATTATTTGTTCCCCATGGCGGTGGGCCTTTGCCGCTACTCAATGATGCTAATCATCACCAGCTTAGGGATTTTTTGTCTTCAGTCGGGGGACAAATCCCAATGCCCAAAGCTATTTTATTGATCACTGCCCATTGGGAGGAGGCGCAGGTTACGCTGTCGAGTCATCCCCATCCTGGCATGTTATTCGATTATTATGGATTTCCGCCTGAGGCTTATAAACTCAGTTATCCCGCGCCCGGCAACCCTGAACTCGCTGAAAAAATTGCGAGCTTATTAAAGGCGAGTGGAATTGCAGTAAAACTCGATAATCAGCGAGCATTTGACCACGGAACCTTTGTACCACTTAAATTGATGTACCCTGAGGCAAATATTCCTGTGGTGCAAATGTCATTAGTGCAGCACCTTGATCCTCGCGCTCATATTGCTATCGGTGAGGCACTCGCATCATTGCGGCAACAAGGTGTGTTGATTGTTGGGTCGGGGATGTCGTTTCACAATATGCGGGCATTTTTCTCAAGTGATCCTAAGGTGTTACCCCGCAGCCAAGAGTTTGATGACTGGCTAACCCAAGTGCTGACGTTGGCGCCTCATCATGCTAAGTCGCAGTTAATTGAGTGGCAGTCAGCACCTGAGGCGCGTTTTAGTCATCCAAGGGAAGAGCACTTGTTGCCTTTGCATGTGTGTTTTGGTGCGGCAAGTTCTGAGTCACCTAAAGCAATACAAGCGTTTAGCGGTGTGCTATTAAACACGGCGATATCCGGTTATCTCTGGCCATAA
- a CDS encoding propionyl-CoA synthetase — protein MTDVGKQLHQTSIANKQAFWQQAAKALEWVTPSKQILDESEAPFYHWFSDGELNTCYNAIDRHVLAGRGEQIAIHYVSPVTETEYSITYHELLAQVARLAGYLHAMGVTKGDRVIIYMPMVPETAYAMLACARIGAIHSVVFGGFAANELATRINDAKPKLVMSASCGIEPSGVVPYKPLLDKALNEAVHKVEHCLILNRPQYEAQMQAGRDADWQTALKGCESVDCVTVNATDPLYVLYTSGTTGQPKGVVRDNGGHAVALAWSMANIYDIHQGDVFWAASDVGWVVGHSYIVYGPLLAGATTLLYEGKPVGTPDPGAFWSTIAKYQVKSFFTAPTAIRAIKREDPDGEYLQGVDLTCLKNMFLAGERCDPDTLHWAEDKLHKPVIDHWWQTETGWPVAANLMGVAPIAVKAGSPGRPVPGYQVDVVDEMGAKVAPNLSGNVVIKLPLPPGTLTTLWQNNKRYQDSYLSMYPGYYLTGDAGYMDEEGYLYIMSRIDDIINVAGHRLSTGRFEEVLCQHPDVAEAAVIGVDDKLKGQVPLGLVVLKKGVTITDEELHKQLIALVRQEIGPVASFRLVSAIQKLPKTRSGKILRGTMRKIADNQHYTAPATIEDPQTLDLVRTTLTRMGYADALVG, from the coding sequence ATGACAGATGTTGGAAAACAATTACATCAAACATCTATTGCGAATAAACAAGCATTTTGGCAACAAGCAGCCAAAGCCTTAGAGTGGGTTACGCCAAGCAAACAAATATTAGATGAAAGCGAGGCACCGTTTTATCACTGGTTTAGCGATGGTGAGCTAAACACGTGTTATAACGCGATAGACCGACACGTGCTCGCTGGCCGCGGCGAGCAGATTGCGATTCATTACGTTAGCCCAGTAACGGAAACCGAGTACAGTATTACCTATCACGAGTTGCTGGCGCAGGTGGCTAGGCTTGCGGGTTATCTACATGCGATGGGCGTGACAAAGGGGGATCGTGTCATCATTTACATGCCTATGGTGCCCGAAACAGCCTATGCCATGCTTGCTTGCGCGCGCATTGGAGCAATTCATTCGGTCGTATTTGGTGGTTTTGCCGCCAATGAACTGGCGACTCGTATCAACGATGCCAAGCCAAAGCTGGTGATGTCTGCATCCTGTGGGATCGAACCTTCGGGTGTTGTGCCCTATAAACCCTTATTAGACAAAGCGCTTAATGAAGCCGTGCACAAAGTTGAGCATTGCTTGATTTTAAACCGCCCTCAATATGAGGCGCAGATGCAAGCAGGCCGAGATGCCGATTGGCAAACGGCACTAAAGGGATGTGAAAGCGTTGATTGCGTCACGGTAAACGCAACTGATCCTTTATATGTGCTCTATACCTCTGGGACCACGGGCCAACCTAAAGGGGTAGTGCGTGACAACGGTGGTCATGCAGTGGCATTGGCTTGGTCAATGGCCAATATTTACGATATCCATCAAGGTGATGTGTTTTGGGCTGCATCGGATGTGGGTTGGGTCGTGGGCCATTCCTATATTGTTTATGGTCCGTTACTTGCGGGCGCGACCACGCTGCTATATGAAGGTAAACCCGTAGGCACGCCGGATCCCGGTGCTTTTTGGAGCACGATTGCTAAGTATCAAGTTAAAAGCTTTTTCACCGCACCTACGGCAATTCGCGCCATTAAGCGTGAAGATCCCGATGGCGAATATCTTCAAGGAGTGGATTTAACTTGCTTGAAAAATATGTTTCTTGCAGGTGAACGCTGCGATCCCGACACCTTGCATTGGGCTGAGGACAAGTTACATAAACCGGTGATCGACCATTGGTGGCAAACTGAAACAGGTTGGCCTGTTGCGGCAAATCTAATGGGTGTAGCACCGATTGCGGTTAAAGCCGGCTCACCGGGGCGACCCGTTCCGGGTTACCAAGTTGATGTGGTCGATGAGATGGGGGCTAAAGTGGCGCCGAATTTGTCAGGCAATGTGGTGATAAAATTACCACTGCCACCTGGGACACTCACTACGCTTTGGCAAAACAATAAACGCTATCAAGACAGTTACTTATCTATGTATCCCGGCTACTACCTCACAGGTGATGCGGGTTATATGGATGAAGAGGGTTATCTCTACATTATGAGCCGTATTGATGACATCATTAACGTAGCGGGCCATCGTCTCTCTACAGGGCGGTTTGAAGAGGTGCTGTGCCAGCATCCCGATGTGGCAGAAGCCGCTGTCATTGGTGTTGATGACAAATTAAAGGGCCAAGTGCCATTAGGCTTAGTGGTACTTAAAAAGGGCGTGACTATTACGGATGAGGAGCTGCATAAGCAGTTAATTGCCCTCGTTCGCCAAGAAATTGGTCCCGTTGCGTCCTTTAGGTTGGTGAGCGCGATTCAAAAGCTGCCGAAAACTCGCTCAGGTAAAATTTTGCGGGGGACAATGCGTAAAATTGCTGATAATCAACATTATACTGCACCTGCCACCATTGAAGATCCGCAGACGCTCGATTTAGTGCGTACTACTTTAACTCGTATGGGCTATGCCGATGCATTAGTGGGGTAG
- a CDS encoding LysR family transcriptional regulator, giving the protein MTLEQLLMFNTVALAGSLKAASDKLHKTQPAISQSIKQLESQLDVVLFDRQGYRLALTQEGRKLLQYAQRVLNEAQEMRQVAKHLAIGNEASITLAFEASFNLARILPMLERTQLEFPHTQIILKQEYLTGALEALNQGKADIAISAGGIESMRSNHFELGFLFSGSLLDVASPRLLSRYPSLSHVKELVNEYQIVIQDTGTGTANIEFGVQAGQRRWYVNDFYTKKMLIQSGMGWGKLPYYMVEEALANGSLHPLELKERQNLIQLDYYVMRRPQSPLGPVAQALWENLVQLATKQS; this is encoded by the coding sequence GTGACTTTAGAACAACTGTTAATGTTTAATACTGTCGCCCTCGCTGGCTCACTCAAAGCGGCCAGTGACAAATTACATAAAACACAGCCCGCCATCAGCCAAAGCATTAAACAGCTTGAGTCTCAATTAGATGTAGTTCTTTTTGACCGCCAAGGTTATCGGTTAGCGCTGACCCAAGAAGGACGAAAGTTACTGCAATACGCCCAACGCGTACTCAATGAAGCCCAAGAGATGCGCCAAGTCGCAAAACATCTCGCCATAGGCAATGAAGCTAGCATCACCTTAGCCTTCGAGGCCTCTTTTAATCTTGCCCGCATTTTGCCGATGTTGGAGCGGACACAACTTGAGTTTCCCCATACACAAATCATTCTTAAACAAGAGTATTTAACAGGGGCACTCGAAGCCTTAAATCAAGGTAAAGCCGATATTGCGATTTCCGCTGGCGGCATTGAATCGATGCGCTCAAATCATTTTGAGCTTGGTTTTTTATTCTCGGGCAGTCTACTGGATGTCGCTTCACCCCGTTTACTGAGCCGTTATCCCAGCCTAAGCCATGTAAAAGAATTGGTGAACGAGTACCAAATTGTGATTCAAGATACAGGCACTGGCACCGCCAATATTGAATTTGGGGTCCAAGCGGGACAACGCCGTTGGTATGTAAATGATTTTTATACAAAGAAAATGCTTATTCAGAGCGGTATGGGGTGGGGAAAACTGCCTTATTATATGGTTGAAGAAGCACTCGCCAACGGAAGCTTACACCCCCTTGAACTAAAGGAAAGACAAAACCTGATCCAACTCGATTACTATGTGATGCGACGCCCCCAATCACCCTTAGGCCCTGTCGCCCAAGCATTGTGGGAAAACTTAGTTCAATTAGCAACTAAGCAAAGCTGA
- the sugE gene encoding quaternary ammonium compound efflux SMR transporter SugE codes for MSWLLLILAGLFEIGWAIGLKYTDGFTRLWPSVFTVLSMALSVLLLGLAVKQLPIGTAYGVWVGIGAMGTAIAGIILLGEGVSLLKIASLILILLGVLGLKLAH; via the coding sequence ATGAGCTGGTTGCTATTAATACTTGCTGGACTGTTCGAAATTGGTTGGGCCATTGGGCTTAAATACACCGACGGCTTTACTCGCTTATGGCCGAGTGTGTTCACCGTGCTTTCTATGGCTTTGAGTGTGTTGCTGCTTGGCCTTGCCGTTAAACAATTACCTATTGGAACGGCTTATGGGGTTTGGGTTGGCATAGGTGCAATGGGCACCGCAATTGCGGGCATTATTCTCTTAGGCGAGGGCGTAAGCTTGCTGAAAATTGCAAGCTTAATTTTAATATTGCTTGGTGTGTTGGGGTTAAAGCTGGCTCACTAA